Within Thermoplasmata archaeon, the genomic segment GTGGCAACCCTTGTTCTCCTGGACAGGCTTTGCTACGAGAGAGGAAGAGAAGAGAAGAAGGGCAGAGAAGTATGAAGTGGCAACCCTTGTTCTCCTGGATAGGCTTTGCTACGGCGGCGCCTTGGCCGCTATCGGTGGCTTCAGGCCATTTTCGAGCGCCCCCCGCTTTCCGCCCCCTCTCGAGCCCCTTTTTGCCCATTGCCGCGCTTCTGCCCGCCCCGTCCTCCGACGGCGGATGAGGCCTCCGGGCGGCTTTCGAGCGCCTCCGGGAGGAGGGCTGCGCACGTGGGCGCTCGAATGGTCAAGGTATAAATAATCTACACCCTATTTCAACGTATCACTCTTATGATAGTGGGCTCCGCCGGCACGAGGACGGAAGCCCTCCCTACGGCTCCCGGGCATCCGGCGCGCTTGCTGGAGAGGGCCCGCCGGGTTCCCTGCATAAATATTTGATATTATGCCGCGATCCCGCCCCCATCCTCTTCTGCAAGGGGACCATTCTTGACCATGTCCGGGCCAGGACCGTTTGCACATCCACGAGCGCAACTTGCGGGGGCGTCAGGACAATTTGCGATTGGCCAAGCACAATTTGCGGCTCTGATCGCGCCGTTTGCGCGTCGGCCCGCATCAATTGCGTATGCAACTGCACCACCCGCGCGCTGTCCCGCGCGAGTTGCGAGGGAACCTGCACGCAGACGGGCTGAGGGGGCTTCTGAAAGGGGCTACAAAGTCTTACCTGCCCCCCTTCACCCCGACCTCCCTGAACCTCTTCAGGAGCTCGTCGATGTCCTCGTCGACCTTCGCCCGGGCGGCCCTGCCGGGTGCGGATGCCTCCGGCCCCTCCTCCGGAGCGCCGTACGGGACAGGGGTCTCCTCGGCGCCACCCGCCTCTTCATGCTCCACAACCCGCGCGGTCTCCTGAACGGCTCCGCCGCGCCCGGCGGCTCCCGGGGCCTCCGCGCCCCTGTCCCAGCTGACCTCCTCCCGCGCCCCCGCCAGAGCCTCGGGCCAGGTCCCCCCCTCCCGCCCCGCCCCGGTTCCGGACCACGTCCCCTCCTGCTCCCCTGCCGCGGGCCCTGACCATGTCCCCCCCGCCTCCCCTCCTGCGGGCCCGCGCCAGCTTCCCCCCTCCACGCCAGCCTCCGGCTCTACTGGAAACCCGGGCTCCCGGGCGGGCGCGGCCTGCTCCCAGCTCACGGGCGCGGCCGGAGGGGCCGACCTCGCTCTCCTCCTTGCGGCGTAGTCCTTCGCATAGAGCTCGTCGGCGCTCTGGGGCCTTCCAGCCGGCGCCCCTGCCCGTCCGGGAGCCCCTCCGGGCCCCCCCCGGGTCCCCGCGCCGGCCTGCATCCGCTGTGCCCGGCGCACGGATCTCCTGTAGCCCGCGAGCATCCAGGCCGCGGCCCCGACACCTCCAAGGACGATGACGAGAATGAGGATATAGGGAAGGTAGAGGTCAAGCTCCCTCTTCGGGCCGGGCTCGGGGGGCTGGGGCGGCGGCGGCAGCGGGAGCTCGTCCCGGAAGACCGTGAGCCGCTTCACGACAGTATTCCCAGCAGGGTCAGATGCCGAGACTGTGATGTCATTCGCTCCGAGCGCTAAGGAGAGTCCTGTGAGGGAGAAGCTCCCGCTGGCCCCGACCGTGACCGGCTTCCCGTTCACGACAACACTTGTGCCCGGCTCGGTGGCCCCGATCACGTCCACGGAGCTATTAAAGGTGTGGAGACCATCGAGCGGCGAGGTGATTTCTAGAGGCGGTGACACGGTGTCCCGGTGAACCGTCCTCTGGAGGCTGCGGGCGTTGCCGGCGGCGTCCGTCGCAACTACTATGAGCACATTCTCCCCCTCGACGAGCTCGACCAGAACTGAGAAGAAGCCTCTCGAATCGACTGGTATGGGCTTGTCGTTGAGGGTGACTTGCGCCCCGGGCTCTGTGGAGCCATTGAGCCATATCGTGGTCTGGTTGGTCAGCGTAAGGGCCAGGGGGGGATGGTCTATTGTCAGGGGGGGCTGTAGAAGGTCACGGATAACGTACATGACCGTGCGATTTGTATTACCTGCAGCGTCCTGCGCAATGATTTCTATCGACGTGTTGGTCGTGCCGGGCCCAGAGTTCAGAATCACGGTTTTCTTAAATTTGCCATTCTCGAGGGTCGCCACCATCCCGTTGACGGTGACGGAGGCGGCATCCGTGGTCCCCGTCACCTCTATGGACTGATTACTCGTGTAGGAAACCCGAGGCAGCGCGAGATTTATGTAGGGGGGAATGGTGTCCAGTGTTACGTTGCGCATAGTCGAATTTGTATTACCCGCGGGATCGCGGGAGCTCACCACCAGGCAGTTCAGCCCCTCCTGGAGGGGTACGAGTGCCGAGAACCGGCCTCCGAAATTCTGCGCGAGCGTTTCACAGCCCCCACATTGGACGCTCACAACCGCATCAACAGAAGTCCTTCCCGTGACCGGCAGGGGCGTCAGGTTGGTCAGAAGACCCTCTCTCGGACTCTCGACAACAAGGATTGGGAGCGCGGTTCGAATCGTGATGTTGACCTGGGCGGACGAGGTGAGGCCTGCGGAGTTGATGGCCCTTGCCCTCAGAGTGTACGCCATCTCGTTGAGCTCGAATGTGTGGTTCCAGGTGGCGAAGCCGTCGCCAGTGTCCGCCTCATCCCAGGTCAGGTTATTCCAAGAGACCTCGACCCTCAAAACACCCGACTCGGGGTCAGAGGCCCTGCCCCTGAATTCCACGACGGTCATGTTCAGATAAGCGCCCTCCTCCGGCGAGGATATCTCGAGCTCTGGCGGGGTTGGGTCGACGAGGGTCAGGCCGAAGCTTAGGGAGTGGTCTATCCTCACCTCCTCTTGGGCGCTCAGGCCACCCTTCACGGCCCTCACGGTGTGGGGCGTGAAGGATGTCTTCGATGCCGAAGTGAGGGAGAACTCCTGAACCCCGAAAGGCCCCGCCCTCCCGAGTTCGTCGGTCTCGCCCGAGAAGACCGTGGCGCCCTGCGCGCTCCGGAGGGTTAGAGTGGCACCGGGCACGGGCGAGCCGGTGCTCCACCTGACCTCTCCGGATGCGAACCATGAGACGTTAAGCACGCTCGCGCCGTCCTTCAGGAGGGTGCGACCGGCGTCAAAGGTTGTGTTGAGAAGCTCGGCCCTCGATGAAAGGTCTAGCTGAATTAGGTGCTGAGAGTTGCCGGATATGGTGCTGTTGCGCATCTCCAGCACCCCCCTCCTCGCGTCGACCGCGCAGGCCTCGCACCCCTGAATTCTCGTGCCCTCGACAATCGCGGAGCCGCTTCTGAGGACAAGCCCGCAGAAGCTCGCAGTGATGGTAGAGTAGGTGAACTCGGCGGCCCCTGCGATGTAAACGCCGGCGGTCTCCCCGTCGGTCCCCCAGTCCCAGCCGGCCCCTCCGATGCTCGAATTCGCAGACCTTAGCACACCAGCGCAGCTGAAGCGGTAATTGTGCCCCGGGTCGAGCGCCGTCAGGTTGCAGCACTCGAGTTCAAGCTCGCCCCCCGCATCCACCAGGACCGCCCTCCTGACTGCCCCGCTCGAGCCGACCTGGAAAAGTGAGTCACGCAGTAGCAACCTCCCGCCAGGCCGTACAGTGAGATTCCCCCTCAGGACCGCGTCGTCGCCGTCAATGGCTGCGCGAGAGTCCACAACCCAGTCCAACGTCGAGGTTGCATCGGCCTTTATGGCCTCCCTGTACTCGTCCGAGAAGTTGCAGTTCACAATGAGCGCAGAGGCGCCGTTCTCGGCCGAAACGCCGAACTGGTTGAGGCCGGAGAAGGTGGAGTTGGCGATGGTCAGGGAGACGGGGCCGGTGGCGTGGACGCCGCACATCCCGGAGCCAGTGACGTTGTTGCCTTCAAAGCTGAGGCTCGAGGAGCCCTGCGCGT encodes:
- a CDS encoding right-handed parallel beta-helix repeat-containing protein, with protein sequence MRTRKAASAVLCSLLFIPGFIPAALATNDPPPGGGTVTGDWTVTDTRSYSGVTINCNGNLIVSGSGNLTLDGVTLNIRSTASNIYGIEVRSGGKLYLKGGTQVSNGGGNAQFRFVIQSGAMVRFHNITVSRCGVMGPGTGRGVYIASDDVVIENSTIRNGYEGVHIEYASPKILNTTVHDQDYYAIYVNHGFPTVDGCTIYNCGHYGGAPAILVENSNSSSAVCRISNCTIRDNEHGVYFNLDSPGVLENCTILGQTFRGVWVRQSRALVRGNNITRNKEFGIFLEESSSTIEGNSITYNGQSSQPAAGVYVYLTSNPLIQDNYIALNNDTGITVRAYCAPVVKNNVIAQNTNRGIRLDHAGPALITGNNITFNYDGLYCDGVSGAGIERNVIWSNGNDGLHAQGSSSLSFEGNNVTGSGMCGVHATGPVSLTIANSTFSGLNQFGVSAENGASALIVNCNFSDEYREAIKADATSTLDWVVDSRAAIDGDDAVLRGNLTVRPGGRLLLRDSLFQVGSSGAVRRAVLVDAGGELELECCNLTALDPGHNYRFSCAGVLRSANSSIGGAGWDWGTDGETAGVYIAGAAEFTYSTITASFCGLVLRSGSAIVEGTRIQGCEACAVDARRGVLEMRNSTISGNSQHLIQLDLSSRAELLNTTFDAGRTLLKDGASVLNVSWFASGEVRWSTGSPVPGATLTLRSAQGATVFSGETDELGRAGPFGVQEFSLTSASKTSFTPHTVRAVKGGLSAQEEVRIDHSLSFGLTLVDPTPPELEISSPEEGAYLNMTVVEFRGRASDPESGVLRVEVSWNNLTWDEADTGDGFATWNHTFELNEMAYTLRARAINSAGLTSSAQVNITIRTALPILVVESPREGLLTNLTPLPVTGRTSVDAVVSVQCGGCETLAQNFGGRFSALVPLQEGLNCLVVSSRDPAGNTNSTMRNVTLDTIPPYINLALPRVSYTSNQSIEVTGTTDAASVTVNGMVATLENGKFKKTVILNSGPGTTNTSIEIIAQDAAGNTNRTVMYVIRDLLQPPLTIDHPPLALTLTNQTTIWLNGSTEPGAQVTLNDKPIPVDSRGFFSVLVELVEGENVLIVVATDAAGNARSLQRTVHRDTVSPPLEITSPLDGLHTFNSSVDVIGATEPGTSVVVNGKPVTVGASGSFSLTGLSLALGANDITVSASDPAGNTVVKRLTVFRDELPLPPPPQPPEPGPKRELDLYLPYILILVIVLGGVGAAAWMLAGYRRSVRRAQRMQAGAGTRGGPGGAPGRAGAPAGRPQSADELYAKDYAARRRARSAPPAAPVSWEQAAPAREPGFPVEPEAGVEGGSWRGPAGGEAGGTWSGPAAGEQEGTWSGTGAGREGGTWPEALAGAREEVSWDRGAEAPGAAGRGGAVQETARVVEHEEAGGAEETPVPYGAPEEGPEASAPGRAARAKVDEDIDELLKRFREVGVKGGR